The uncultured Cohaesibacter sp. genome segment AAAAATCAACTTTTTACACTAACTCTAAACTTGAAATACCAATTTAAATCTTTGTTTCCAACCATCAAATCCGAAAATCAACTTAAAATACAACCTAAAGTTTCGGCATCCGGGGCGCGATTCCAAGACTTCAGAGTCGGATATACTAGCCTTGAGCATAGGTGCCTATTGATTTTAAAGCGCCGTGAATGCGACCGATTTACTGGCAAATTTTCACGGGGAAAACTTTCCAAAATCCATGTTCAGGTGCACAATATAGCACCCTTGGGAAGGAAACGAATACAGAGAAAACAATATCTTGGTATGTTTTGTGCGATGCACACCGAGCGCGCGGGTTCGATCAATTCCCAGGGTTTATTCCCCTTCGCCAAAGCGGTCTTCAATCAGCTTTGAGATGGCATTCAAGGCGTCTTCTGCCTGATTGCCAGAGGTTACGACGTCAATATGGCATCCGGGAGCAGCGGCCAGCATCATCAGGCCCATGATCGATGTGCCGCAAACTGTATGGCCATCCTTGGAGACTTGCACATCCGCATCGAACTGATCGACTGTCTGGACAAATTTGGCTGATGCTCTGGCATGCAGGCCGCGTTTGTTCTTGATGCACAATCGTTCGGAGTAAGAGGAGTGGGACACGTCTGACGAAACAGCTTTCTTGGCATGGAGGTTGGAAACAATCATCGGCTTTTGGCCGGAGGGATCATACCGAGAGGTGCAGTTCCTCAGCCAGAGAGCAAATCACTTGCGATGTTAATATATTTTCGGCCTGCATCACAAGCCTCATGGACAGCTTCGGTCATGGTACGGTCAGCGCGTACGCTGGCAAGCTTGATCAGCATGGGCAAGTTGACGCCAGCCAACACCTCGATCTTGTTCTCATCCATCACCGAAATCGCCATGTTTGACGGGGTTCCGCCGAACATGTCGGTGAGCAACACCACACCATCGCCCGTGTTGACCGATTCGACGGCGCTAAGAATGTCCTGACGGCGCTGTTCCATATCATCATCCGGCCCGATGCAGATGGTCTCGATCAGCTCCTGCGGCCCGACAACATGTTCCAGCGCGGCACGAAATTCTTCGGCCAGTCGACCGTGTGTAACAAGGACAAGACCAATCATGGTATGTCTGCTCTCCTTCAATTGACCGGCACCGCTACCCAATTTTTGGTCAGGGCGATCCATCATGCTTTGATGACTGGCACCAAGGTCTGTCTATCTTCACCAACATGGGGGCGAACGCAAGCCCAAAAGGCCGCTCGGGGTGGTCATTCACCAGCCTTCCATGTGGATAGACGGGCAAAAATCAGATCATTGGCGAGGGTGCATTGACGCTCTGGTGCCCGCAAATGGTCGATGCGTACAGCTTGCACCTCTATCTGTGCTTCATCCTGAGAGGGCATGCGCGCCATCTCTTCCTCGTTGGTCAGATCGACAAGCAAATGCATCACGGCACGGGACAAGTGGTGTGTGCGGGATATTTCTGTGACGCCAAATCCTCGCACTTCCTGTAGCCGCCGCGTTGCCACCGGGGCAAAGGCGATCAGAGAGGGAGGGCAGCCCCCCAGACGTGCAGAGCTTGACAGGCGCACATAATCATCGCTGATGAGAGCGGCATAGAGGCCATTTTGGTCTGCAACCTGTCGCAGATGGCGCTGCAACAGGGATTTGCCGCTGCCGGTCGCGCCCCGGATGAGGATGCCGACGCGGCCAATCACCAGAGAAGCGGCATGCATGATCTCGCTGCCTTCGACCAGACGTTCGGGAATATCGAAAATCGGCCCGCTGCGGGCTTCATCACGGTCGGGATCAAAATAAAGCGACATGGCACAGCTCCCAACGGCCTAGGATACTTGACGTCTCGTTGCCTGACTTTAGCTCTTTTGCTCGGATTTGGGATCAAGCCTTTTCGTCGTATTGACAGCGCCTGCGGGCAGCTCAACCGTGAAACGGGCCCCCTCAATCGTGGTCTCTGCATCCTCTTCGTCGCCCTCATCGGGCCCATTGATGCGGTTGGAGGCGATGATCGTGCCTTGATAGGCCTCGACAATCTGCTTGGAAATGGACAGGCCAAGACCGGAATTCTGGCCGAAATCCTCGCCCTGAGGTCGGTCGGTGTAGAAGCGCTCAAAGACCCGGTTGACATCTTCGGCCTGAATGCCCGGACCATGGTCATCAACCGTGACGATCACCGATTTGCCTTCTCTGGTCACAGCCACATCCACCGTGCCGCCGGGCGGTGTGAAGGAGCGGGCATTGTCGATCAAATTGACAAAGACCTGCCCCAAGCGGCTGTCATTGCCATGGACCCGGAAGGGTTCGGCGATGTCCTTGCCGCCAGATACGCTCAGCGTGACGCGAATGTCAGATTTGGAGCCGATTTCGTCCTGAATGGCGACAATCGTTTCAAGCAATGCCTGCAAATCGAGGGGTTCGGAATCCTGCCGCGCCAACTCCGCATCAAGGCGCGATGCGTCGGAAATATCCGAGATGAGCCGGTCCAGACGACGTACATCATGCAGGATGATGCCAACAAGGCGTTCGCGGGATTCCGGCTTTTTGGCCAGAGGCAGGGTCTCAACCGCCGAGCGCAGGGAGGTCAGGGGGTTTTTCAGCTCATGGGCCACGTCGGCCGCGAAGGCTTCAATCGCATCCATGCGCTGATAGAGGGTTTTGGTCATGGCCCGCAAGGATTGGCTCAATTGGCCAATTTCGTCCTTACGATCAGAGAAATCCGGGATTTGCTCGCGCGCCTTGACACCGCGGCGAACGCGCTCTGCGGCCTCGGACAATTTGCGCACTGGTCCGGCAATGGTGCCAGCCAGCAGGATCGACAGGGTGCCGGTGACCAGAGCGGAAATCAGAAAGACCCGGACAATGCCCCAGCGCTCAGCCTGCACGATTTCATCGATTTCCCCGTCACGGGTGGAGAGGAGCAAGGCGCCAGCAATGACGCGGGACCGCTGGATCGGCACCGCTGCGGAGACAATCAGACGGCCCTTGTCATTGACCCGCACGATAGAGGCCGCCGAGCCGTCAAGGGCTTGGGAGACTTCCGGATAGCGCCGCCCGTCGGTGCTTCCCAATTCCTTGTAAAGCGGCAGATCGGCCTGTCGCACCCAACTGACAAAGCGGCTCCATTTCTCACCCCAGCCACCTTCTTCCTTTTCCACCGGATCGGGCAGATTGAAGCGCAGAATACCGCGGGCATGAAGCTGGCGGGAATCAATCACCAGATTGCCAGCCAGATCATAGATCCGGGCGCGCGTGTCTGTGGGGGAGATGGCGGCGCGCAGGATCGGGGCTGCGCGCTCGGGATCAATGGGAAATTCAAAAAAGCCGAATGTGTCGTCGGTCGGCGTGAAGCTTTCACCCGCTTGCAATTCGAGCAGCCGCTCAGGATTTATGGTGATCGCGTCGGCATCGGCGGCAGCGGAGGCCGCCACGGCCCCGGCAATGATCTTGCCTTGGGTCAGCAGGGAAGAGACGCGCGCATCGATCAGCCCTTCACGGAACTGGTTGAGATAGAGAATGCCAAGAACCAACACGGCAAGAGCGGCAAGATTGAGGAAAACAATGCGGCGAGTCAGAGAGGAAAAGGCAATGGACGCACTCAGGCTGCGCCATGGTGCATGGCTTTTCTTGCCGCTGTCACCGGAAGGCTTGCGCTTGGATTCCTGCTTTTCCTTGGGTTTATGCAACATGGATTTCCAGTCTGCAGATGCGCCAGTCTTATGCTTTACGGGCGTATCCCTCATTCATTCTCTCATTGCCAAGACATGCTCTCATTGCCAAGCCGTGAGCCTTGCCATTATCACCACACCTTGGCAGGTGCAAACCCGGCATTTTTACGCGTGTTTGGGCAGAAGCTCAGCCAAGGCTGGATATTGTGCGCCAAACGCATCTATAAATTCGTTGACCCATGGCCATTGCTCTTCCCAACGCCCGGCAAAGCGTAGCGCCAGATACCCTGCCATGCCGGCCAGAGACAGATGACCACCATTGAGCCCGCCTGCCAATGTGGGTGGAGCGGCCCGCAGGCGGTCGAGACCGCGCGCGACCTTCTCCCACTGCCTGTCCAGTGCCTGCTGGTATATTTTTTCGGTGGGGCGAAAGCGAAGTTCATAGGCCTGCGCAAGCAGACAATCAGTAATACCGTCACCCAGCGCTTCGAGCACCTCCGCGTCGGTACGCTCTGAAGGGTCTTGAGGGTAGAGCATGCCACCGCTTTCGCGGTTGAGGAATTGCATGATTGCGCGGCTGTCAAAAATGGCTTTGCCGTCGTCGGTCAAAAGGGTTGGTATTTTGCCCAGCGGGTTGCTTTCAATCAGAATGTCCGGGTCGTCGGTGATCACGACCGGAACAGACTCAGCTTCGATGTTGCAATAGCGCGCGGCCATCCGAACCTTCGAGGAATAGGGGGATGTTTGCGAAATGAGAATTTTCAAAGCTGCATGTCCTGTATGGAATAGGCGGAATGTCGATGATTATTCGACATCTTTCAATTGGCGCTCCGGTTGATCGGATCACCCCTGCTCGCGGAAGCGATAGCCGACACCATAAAGGGTTTCGATCATGTCGAAATTGTCGTCAACTGCCTTGAATTTCTTGCGCAGGCGCTTGATGTGGCTGTCGATGGTGCGATCATCAACATAGACCTGATCTTCATAGGCGGCATCCATCAGGGCGTTACGGCTCTTGACCACGCCGGGACGCTGGGCCAGCGCAAACAGGATCAGAAATTCCGTAACGGTCAGGGTGACCGGCTTGCCATCCCAACTGCAGGTGTGGCGTTCCTGATCCATGCTCAAAAGGCCGCGTTCCAACAGGTCGGCCTTGGGGGTCTGACCGTCGGAGGAGACCTTGACTTCACGGGCCTGCGCACGGCGCAAGACGGCCTTCACCCGCTCAACCAGCAGGCGCTGGGAGAAGGGTTTGTGAATGAAGTCATCGGCCCCCATTTTAAGGCCAAACAATTCGTCGATTTCGTCGTCTTTCGACGTCAAGAAGATCACCGGCAGGTCAGTTTTCTGACGCAAACGGCGCAGCAGCTCCATCCCGTCCATCCGCGGCATCTTGATGTCGAGAATGGCCAGATCCGGCGGGGCATGCAACAGGCCATCAAGGCCCGAGGCGCCGTCGGTATAGGTGTCCACTTTGTATCCTTCGCTTTCCAGCGCAATGGACACAGATGTCAGAATGTTGCGATCATCATCGACAAGGGCAATGGTTGCCATGCCGCTTCCTTTCCTTGACCGGTTCGCTGTGCGTGGCTCATTGGCCGCGTTCACCAGAGGCCTGTGGCTGCGAACCGCTTTGAGCCAGACCCTCATTCAATCTTGTCAGTCAGATCAGTTATGCGCTGTGGGCAGGATTTCAACGCCCCACCAGACACTTTGTCCACGGCAATCTGTCATTGATTTGAGCACTATAACCCGAAATGCGCCAAAATAAGGCAGCTTTTTTTCGGCCTCACCATTCCTTCCAATCCATCAACAGGCCATTGGCACCGCCTGCGTCCTCTTCGGCCTGACAGGCCGCGTTGATATCGGCGAGTGGTGTTCCGGCCTTGAAGCTGGCTGCGACAAAGGCCGGATCGAGCAACTGGATCGGGCCGCGACGAGCAATCAGGGTGAAGAGCAGCGGCCCTGTGCTCCACCATGCGGGCGCCCCTGCCAAGCGTTTCAAGACATCGGGGATGGCCTCGATCATGCCGGACATGGCAGGATGACCGGGGGGCGCTGCGATGAAGGAATTGTAAAGCAACATGCTGCCCCAGCCCAGATTGCGCGGGATCGGCTCGGCCATTGCCGCAAGGCCCGTCATGGCCATGAAGGCGTCGAAGCTTCTGTCCATGCGGGCGGGATACCAATCACAGTCAAGATAGATGCCGCCTTCCCGTTCAAGAATCACATAGCGGGCCACATCGACGGCACCGGGATAGTCTCCGGCGGCCAGCATCGCGGTGAATTCGGGCAGCCGGTCAATGCCAAGCGCTTCAAGGTCCGCTTCGCGCCAGAGCTTGTATTGATAGCCATTTTGCCCGGCATGGGAGGCCCAGGCGCGGGTTGTTTCAGGCAGAGCGCGCTCGCCGATCCAGATCTGGTGGATGATCTTGGGGATTGGCCTCAGGTTGGCCTCAACAATCGCGCGGCGCTGATCCGGGCTTGCCTTTGTCCAGCGCGCCAGAACTGCCGGGTCCGGGACAAGGTGATATTGGTAGGCGATTTTCAAAAGGAGATTGCCGTCGCGCTTGGCGGTTCGCAGCATGGCAGAATGAAGCTTGCGGGGAAGACCGAGCGCGGTGTGCGGCTCAACCGCCATCACCTCGGGGTCCAATTTGGCCGCCTCAAGCACCTGCCAGGCACCCTCCATCTCTCCGGCGTCGCGCAGACTGGCTGCTTCTGCCAGCACTTTTTTGAGTTTTTCCATAGGCGTTCCGGTCATTTTCCCTTTAATCTTCAATGTGATTTACGTTTATTGCTTTGATCATGGTATTGATCATGCAAAATGTTGGATCAGGCATGCGCAAAAACTCATATGCCATCATGGAAAGTCTGCATCGCTTGAGATAGTCTCTTCTGTCAAAGAATTCAAAATTTGGCACGGATTTCAAATAATTTGGGAAAATATATGACCCCCACCGCCCAAGGCCCTGTGCAGATGTCGCAAGACGCCACCTCCCCTGCAGCAGGACCAGCCTTAGCCACAGATCTGCTGCGCATTGAGGGCATGTCGGTTGACTTTTCGATGATCGGCGGCGGGCATTTCCAGGCCGTAAAAAATGCCAGCCTTCGGGTACTGCCGGGAAAGGTGACGGCGCTTGTGGGGGAATCCGGCTCGGGCAAATCGATCATCTCACAGGCGGTGATGGGTATCCAGCCAAGGACGGCGACGGTCAAGGGCAATGTCTGGTTTGATGATGACCGATATGACGAGCCGCCAGTGGATCTGTTGACCCTGCCAAAGGACGGACCGGAAATCCGCCATATTCGGGGCAATCGCATTGGCATGATCTTTCAGGAGCCGATGACGTCCTTTTCACTGATGCATACGATCGGCAACCAGATCAGCGAAAGTCTGGCAATCCACACGGATCTGTCGCCGATGGAGCAGATCGAACTCAGCCACGAAACGCTGGCGGTGGTTGGCTTTGACAATCCACAGCGCATTTATGAAATGTATCCTTTCGAGCTGTCCGGCGGCATGCGGCAGCGGGCAATGATCGCCATGGCGCTGATCTGTTCCCCCTCGCTCTTGATTGCGGACGAGCCGACGACGGCGCTTGATGTCACCATTCAGGCGCAGATTCTGAAACTGCTCAAAGATTTGCAAACCCGGCTCAATATGGGCGTGTTGCTGATCACCCACGATCTCGGCGTGGTGGCCAACATGGCCGATGAGGTGGTGGTTATCCATCGCGGCAACATCATGGAAATGGGCTCAGTGGATGATATTTTTCGCAATCCCACCCATCCCTATCTCAAGGGTCTGATGGAAGCGGTGCCTCATTTTCAGATGGGACAGGGGGATCGGCTCAAGCCTTTGCGCGAGATTCCAATCGACAAGGTAAGGGTGCTCGGCAGTTACGCCAATGCCAAGAAGAAAGAGGCGAGCGATGATGATGCCAAGCCTCAGGTGATCCTGTCGGCTCAAGGCATCAACAAGAGCTTTGCCACCCGCAAACAAAGTTGGGGCCTCAAAAAATCCAATCAAGATCTCAAAAAAGCCGTGTCCAATGTCAGTTTCGAGATTTTCAAGGGCGAGTGTCTTGGGCTGGTGGGGGAAAGCGGCAGCGGCAAGACCACCTTGTCAAAGATCCTGATGCGGGCTTTGGAGCCGGATGAGGGCGTCATTCATTATATGGACGAAGCCGGTCCGATCAATGTCTCGGAATGCGATGGCGCGGCCTTGCAGGCCCTGCGTTCGGACGTCCAGATGGTGTTTCAGGATCCGGTGTCCTCCCTGTCGCCGCGCATGACGGTGAGAAATATTCTGACCGAACCCCTTGAGATCCATCAACTGGGGTCACGATCCGAGCGTTTGGAAGTGGCACAAAATCTACTGAGCGCCGTGGGGCTTGAGCGCACCTCGCTTAACCGCTATCCGCACAGTTTTTCCGGCGGCCAGCGGCAGCGCATCGGCATTGCCCGCGCCCTGGCCTTGGCGCCGCGACTGGTGGTTTGCGATGAGCCGGTTTCGGCGCTTGATGTGTCGGTACAGGCGCAGATCCTCAATCTGCTCAAGGATTTGCAATCGGAGTTGGGGCTGACCTATTTGTTTATCTCGCACAATCTTGCGGTGGTCAATTATATGGCGGACCGGGTGGCGGTGATGTGTGCGGGCCGGATCGTCGAAATTGCCCCGTGCGAGGCCCTAATGGCCAATCCCGTGCACCCCTATACCCTGTCTTTGCTGGAAGCGGTGCCTTATCCGGATCTTGATCGCAAGCTCAATTTCGATATTCCCATGAAGGCGAGCAGTGCCTTGCAGGATACCTGGCCATCGGACTTCCAGTTTGATGATGAAGAGGCCCTGACGATGATTGATCTGGGAGGTGACCACAAAGTGCTTGCCAAAAGAGGCACCAAGATCAGGGGAATACAGGGATGATCACCAGACGCACCGCTTTGAGCCTCTTGACCGGAGCTGCCACCCTGCCCTTGCTGCCTCTTGCCACAAAGACAAAAGCGCGGGATCTGGAGCCGGATTTCCTGAAGATCCTTGTGGCAAAGGGCAAATTGCCGCCGGTGGAAGAGCGGCTGCCCGTCAATCCCCGCATAGTCAAACTGGGCGAAATGGGGCGCGCTGCCGGACGCCATGGCGGCACCTTGCGCACGCTGATTGGTGGTCAGCGCGGCATTCGGCTGGTGCCGATCAACAGCTATGCCCGACTGGTTGGCTATGACGAAGATCTCAATCTGGTGCCCGACCTGCTGGCGTCCTTCGAGGTCGATGAGGAAAGTCGCGTCTTCACCTTCAAGCTGCGCGAAGGGCATCGCTGGTCGGATGGCTCGCCCTTCACGGCGGAAGACTTCCGCTATTGCTGGGAAGACGTGATCCTGAATGAAGAGCTTTATCGCGGCGGGCCACCTGCCAAGATGCTGATTGATGGCAAGCCACCGATCTTTGAAGTGCTTGACGCGCTGACCGTGCGCTATACGTGGCACGACACGATGCCGGACTTTCTGGCCAATCTGGCCCAGCCAGTGCCGCTGAAAATCTTCATGCCCTCGGCTTATCTGAAGCAATTTCACGCAAAATACCAATCGTCTCAGGTGCTTGAAGACCTGTCCTATAAATATCGGGTGGATGATTGGGTGCGGCTGCACAAGCGGGTCTCGCGCACCAATCGGCCGGAAAATCCTGATCTGCCAACGCTGGAAGCCTGGAGGCCACGCACCAGCCCGCCCGCAGAGCAATTTGTCTTCACCCGCAATCCCTATTATCACCGGGTGGACGAAAATGGCCTGCAGCTGCCCTATGTTGACCGGCTGGAATTGAATGTCGGCACCAATGACATTATCCCTGCGGCAACCTCGAGCGGCCAGAGTGATCTGCAATATGGCGGCCTGACCTTTTCCGATTTCACGCTGATGAAGACCGCCGAGGAAATCAA includes the following:
- a CDS encoding HPr family phosphocarrier protein: MIVSNLHAKKAVSSDVSHSSYSERLCIKNKRGLHARASAKFVQTVDQFDADVQVSKDGHTVCGTSIMGLMMLAAAPGCHIDVVTSGNQAEDALNAISKLIEDRFGEGE
- a CDS encoding PTS sugar transporter subunit IIA — its product is MIGLVLVTHGRLAEEFRAALEHVVGPQELIETICIGPDDDMEQRRQDILSAVESVNTGDGVVLLTDMFGGTPSNMAISVMDENKIEVLAGVNLPMLIKLASVRADRTMTEAVHEACDAGRKYINIASDLLSG
- a CDS encoding sensor histidine kinase, with amino-acid sequence MRDTPVKHKTGASADWKSMLHKPKEKQESKRKPSGDSGKKSHAPWRSLSASIAFSSLTRRIVFLNLAALAVLVLGILYLNQFREGLIDARVSSLLTQGKIIAGAVAASAAADADAITINPERLLELQAGESFTPTDDTFGFFEFPIDPERAAPILRAAISPTDTRARIYDLAGNLVIDSRQLHARGILRFNLPDPVEKEEGGWGEKWSRFVSWVRQADLPLYKELGSTDGRRYPEVSQALDGSAASIVRVNDKGRLIVSAAVPIQRSRVIAGALLLSTRDGEIDEIVQAERWGIVRVFLISALVTGTLSILLAGTIAGPVRKLSEAAERVRRGVKAREQIPDFSDRKDEIGQLSQSLRAMTKTLYQRMDAIEAFAADVAHELKNPLTSLRSAVETLPLAKKPESRERLVGIILHDVRRLDRLISDISDASRLDAELARQDSEPLDLQALLETIVAIQDEIGSKSDIRVTLSVSGGKDIAEPFRVHGNDSRLGQVFVNLIDNARSFTPPGGTVDVAVTREGKSVIVTVDDHGPGIQAEDVNRVFERFYTDRPQGEDFGQNSGLGLSISKQIVEAYQGTIIASNRINGPDEGDEEDAETTIEGARFTVELPAGAVNTTKRLDPKSEQKS
- a CDS encoding glutathione S-transferase family protein gives rise to the protein MKILISQTSPYSSKVRMAARYCNIEAESVPVVITDDPDILIESNPLGKIPTLLTDDGKAIFDSRAIMQFLNRESGGMLYPQDPSERTDAEVLEALGDGITDCLLAQAYELRFRPTEKIYQQALDRQWEKVARGLDRLRAAPPTLAGGLNGGHLSLAGMAGYLALRFAGRWEEQWPWVNEFIDAFGAQYPALAELLPKHA
- a CDS encoding response regulator transcription factor is translated as MATIALVDDDRNILTSVSIALESEGYKVDTYTDGASGLDGLLHAPPDLAILDIKMPRMDGMELLRRLRQKTDLPVIFLTSKDDEIDELFGLKMGADDFIHKPFSQRLLVERVKAVLRRAQAREVKVSSDGQTPKADLLERGLLSMDQERHTCSWDGKPVTLTVTEFLILFALAQRPGVVKSRNALMDAAYEDQVYVDDRTIDSHIKRLRKKFKAVDDNFDMIETLYGVGYRFREQG
- a CDS encoding glycosyltransferase — its product is MEKLKKVLAEAASLRDAGEMEGAWQVLEAAKLDPEVMAVEPHTALGLPRKLHSAMLRTAKRDGNLLLKIAYQYHLVPDPAVLARWTKASPDQRRAIVEANLRPIPKIIHQIWIGERALPETTRAWASHAGQNGYQYKLWREADLEALGIDRLPEFTAMLAAGDYPGAVDVARYVILEREGGIYLDCDWYPARMDRSFDAFMAMTGLAAMAEPIPRNLGWGSMLLYNSFIAAPPGHPAMSGMIEAIPDVLKRLAGAPAWWSTGPLLFTLIARRGPIQLLDPAFVAASFKAGTPLADINAACQAEEDAGGANGLLMDWKEW
- a CDS encoding ABC transporter ATP-binding protein; translation: MSQDATSPAAGPALATDLLRIEGMSVDFSMIGGGHFQAVKNASLRVLPGKVTALVGESGSGKSIISQAVMGIQPRTATVKGNVWFDDDRYDEPPVDLLTLPKDGPEIRHIRGNRIGMIFQEPMTSFSLMHTIGNQISESLAIHTDLSPMEQIELSHETLAVVGFDNPQRIYEMYPFELSGGMRQRAMIAMALICSPSLLIADEPTTALDVTIQAQILKLLKDLQTRLNMGVLLITHDLGVVANMADEVVVIHRGNIMEMGSVDDIFRNPTHPYLKGLMEAVPHFQMGQGDRLKPLREIPIDKVRVLGSYANAKKKEASDDDAKPQVILSAQGINKSFATRKQSWGLKKSNQDLKKAVSNVSFEIFKGECLGLVGESGSGKTTLSKILMRALEPDEGVIHYMDEAGPINVSECDGAALQALRSDVQMVFQDPVSSLSPRMTVRNILTEPLEIHQLGSRSERLEVAQNLLSAVGLERTSLNRYPHSFSGGQRQRIGIARALALAPRLVVCDEPVSALDVSVQAQILNLLKDLQSELGLTYLFISHNLAVVNYMADRVAVMCAGRIVEIAPCEALMANPVHPYTLSLLEAVPYPDLDRKLNFDIPMKASSALQDTWPSDFQFDDEEALTMIDLGGDHKVLAKRGTKIRGIQG
- a CDS encoding ABC transporter substrate-binding protein; amino-acid sequence: MITRRTALSLLTGAATLPLLPLATKTKARDLEPDFLKILVAKGKLPPVEERLPVNPRIVKLGEMGRAAGRHGGTLRTLIGGQRGIRLVPINSYARLVGYDEDLNLVPDLLASFEVDEESRVFTFKLREGHRWSDGSPFTAEDFRYCWEDVILNEELYRGGPPAKMLIDGKPPIFEVLDALTVRYTWHDTMPDFLANLAQPVPLKIFMPSAYLKQFHAKYQSSQVLEDLSYKYRVDDWVRLHKRVSRTNRPENPDLPTLEAWRPRTSPPAEQFVFTRNPYYHRVDENGLQLPYVDRLELNVGTNDIIPAATSSGQSDLQYGGLTFSDFTLMKTAEEINHIKVRLWRRSQGSSFALYPNLTYKDPVWRDVFRDVRFRRAVSLLINREEINKALFFGLAQESANTVLPESPLYREAYARAYAQFDPDEANRLLDEMGLAMKRFSRQRHLPDGRAMDIIIETAGESTLETDVLELMTDHFRRCGIRIFTRSTQREVFRKRAIGGEIMMAVWFGLDNGVPTAEISPEALAPSADDQYQWPVWGLHYQSAMTKGEPPDMPIVMELVDLLKQWRHATNIGRKTEIWHKMLQIHADQVFTIGTLNSALQPIVSAANLRNLPEKGLYGYYPMSYLGVYMPDTFWYDEER